A stretch of the Neofelis nebulosa isolate mNeoNeb1 chromosome 1, mNeoNeb1.pri, whole genome shotgun sequence genome encodes the following:
- the RELL2 gene encoding RELT-like protein 2 isoform X2 has translation MSEPQPDLEPPQHGLYMLFLLVLVFFLMGLVGFMICHVLKKKGYRCRTSRGSEPDDAQLQPPEDDDMNEDTVERIVRCIIQNEANAEALKEMLGDSEGEGTVQLSSVDATSSLQDGTPSHHHTVHLGSAAPCIHCSRNKRPPLVRQGRSKEGKSRPRPGETTVFSVGRFRVTHIEKRYGLHEHRDGSPTDRSWGSGGGQDIGGSQGSGGGHPRAGTPAIESLPPERPQPLALASPLVQNGGLRDSSLVPCTLEGNPRASAESVLGAGGKGPSPGLASREAIGQPSKLDTTDHQVSAPRGAGGV, from the exons ATGTCGGAACCACAGCCTGACCTGGAACCGCCCCAACATGGGCTGTACATGCTCTTCCTGCTTGTGCTGGTCTTCTTCCTCATGGGCCTCGTAGGCTTCATGATCTGCCACGTGCTCAAGAAGAAGGGCTACCGCTGCCGCACGTCGAGGGGCTCGGAGCCTGACGATGCCCAGCTCCAGCCCC CTGAGGACGATGACATGAATGAGGACACAGTAGAGAGGATTGTTCGCTGCATCATCCAAAATGAAG cCAATGCTGAGGCCTTGAAGGAGATGCTGGGGGACAGTGAAGGAGAAGGGACAGTGCAGCTGTCCAG CGTGGATGCTACCTCCAGCCTGCAGGACGGAACCCCCTCCCATCATCACACAGTGCATCTGGGGTCTGCTGCCCCTTGCATCCACTGTAGCCGCAACAAGAGGCCCCCACTTGTCCGTCAGGGACGCTCCAAGGAAGGAAAGAGCCGCCCCCGGCCTGGGGAGACCACTGTGTTCTCTGTGGGCAG gTTCCGGGTGACACACATAGAGAAGCGCTATGGACTACATGAGCATCGTGATGGCTCTCCCACAGACAGGAGCTGGGGGTCTGGTGGAGGGCAGGACATAGGGGGTAGTCAGGGGTCTGGGGGAGGGCATCCCAGGGCAGGGACACCTGCCATTGAGAGCCTGCCCCCTGAGAGGCCACAGCCCCTGGCCCTCGCCAGTCCCTTGGTGCAGAATGGAGGACTCAGGGACAGTAGCTTAGTCCCTTGTACACTTGAGGGCAACCCTAGAGCCTCTGCAGAGTCAGTTctaggggctggagggaagggccCAAGCCCAGGACTGGCCAGTCGAGAGGCAATTGGACAGCCAAGCAAACTGGACACCACAGATCACCAG GTGTCTGCACCACGAGGAGCAGGGGGTGTGTGA
- the RELL2 gene encoding RELT-like protein 2 isoform X1 produces MSEPQPDLEPPQHGLYMLFLLVLVFFLMGLVGFMICHVLKKKGYRCRTSRGSEPDDAQLQPPEDDDMNEDTVERIVRCIIQNEANAEALKEMLGDSEGEGTVQLSSVDATSSLQDGTPSHHHTVHLGSAAPCIHCSRNKRPPLVRQGRSKEGKSRPRPGETTVFSVGRFRVTHIEKRYGLHEHRDGSPTDRSWGSGGGQDIGGSQGSGGGHPRAGTPAIESLPPERPQPLALASPLVQNGGLRDSSLVPCTLEGNPRASAESVLGAGGKGPSPGLASREAIGQPSKLDTTDHQVGRHGQGYGGLSSYCLLPWIEGEVALI; encoded by the exons ATGTCGGAACCACAGCCTGACCTGGAACCGCCCCAACATGGGCTGTACATGCTCTTCCTGCTTGTGCTGGTCTTCTTCCTCATGGGCCTCGTAGGCTTCATGATCTGCCACGTGCTCAAGAAGAAGGGCTACCGCTGCCGCACGTCGAGGGGCTCGGAGCCTGACGATGCCCAGCTCCAGCCCC CTGAGGACGATGACATGAATGAGGACACAGTAGAGAGGATTGTTCGCTGCATCATCCAAAATGAAG cCAATGCTGAGGCCTTGAAGGAGATGCTGGGGGACAGTGAAGGAGAAGGGACAGTGCAGCTGTCCAG CGTGGATGCTACCTCCAGCCTGCAGGACGGAACCCCCTCCCATCATCACACAGTGCATCTGGGGTCTGCTGCCCCTTGCATCCACTGTAGCCGCAACAAGAGGCCCCCACTTGTCCGTCAGGGACGCTCCAAGGAAGGAAAGAGCCGCCCCCGGCCTGGGGAGACCACTGTGTTCTCTGTGGGCAG gTTCCGGGTGACACACATAGAGAAGCGCTATGGACTACATGAGCATCGTGATGGCTCTCCCACAGACAGGAGCTGGGGGTCTGGTGGAGGGCAGGACATAGGGGGTAGTCAGGGGTCTGGGGGAGGGCATCCCAGGGCAGGGACACCTGCCATTGAGAGCCTGCCCCCTGAGAGGCCACAGCCCCTGGCCCTCGCCAGTCCCTTGGTGCAGAATGGAGGACTCAGGGACAGTAGCTTAGTCCCTTGTACACTTGAGGGCAACCCTAGAGCCTCTGCAGAGTCAGTTctaggggctggagggaagggccCAAGCCCAGGACTGGCCAGTCGAGAGGCAATTGGACAGCCAAGCAAACTGGACACCACAGATCACCAGGTAGGAAGACATGGGCAGGGCTATGGTGGGCTCAGCTCTTATTGCCTCCTACCCTGGATTGAAGGGGAGGTGGCCCTGATATGA
- the RELL2 gene encoding RELT-like protein 2 isoform X3, whose translation MNEDTVERIVRCIIQNEANAEALKEMLGDSEGEGTVQLSSVDATSSLQDGTPSHHHTVHLGSAAPCIHCSRNKRPPLVRQGRSKEGKSRPRPGETTVFSVGRFRVTHIEKRYGLHEHRDGSPTDRSWGSGGGQDIGGSQGSGGGHPRAGTPAIESLPPERPQPLALASPLVQNGGLRDSSLVPCTLEGNPRASAESVLGAGGKGPSPGLASREAIGQPSKLDTTDHQVGRHGQGYGGLSSYCLLPWIEGEVALI comes from the exons ATGAATGAGGACACAGTAGAGAGGATTGTTCGCTGCATCATCCAAAATGAAG cCAATGCTGAGGCCTTGAAGGAGATGCTGGGGGACAGTGAAGGAGAAGGGACAGTGCAGCTGTCCAG CGTGGATGCTACCTCCAGCCTGCAGGACGGAACCCCCTCCCATCATCACACAGTGCATCTGGGGTCTGCTGCCCCTTGCATCCACTGTAGCCGCAACAAGAGGCCCCCACTTGTCCGTCAGGGACGCTCCAAGGAAGGAAAGAGCCGCCCCCGGCCTGGGGAGACCACTGTGTTCTCTGTGGGCAG gTTCCGGGTGACACACATAGAGAAGCGCTATGGACTACATGAGCATCGTGATGGCTCTCCCACAGACAGGAGCTGGGGGTCTGGTGGAGGGCAGGACATAGGGGGTAGTCAGGGGTCTGGGGGAGGGCATCCCAGGGCAGGGACACCTGCCATTGAGAGCCTGCCCCCTGAGAGGCCACAGCCCCTGGCCCTCGCCAGTCCCTTGGTGCAGAATGGAGGACTCAGGGACAGTAGCTTAGTCCCTTGTACACTTGAGGGCAACCCTAGAGCCTCTGCAGAGTCAGTTctaggggctggagggaagggccCAAGCCCAGGACTGGCCAGTCGAGAGGCAATTGGACAGCCAAGCAAACTGGACACCACAGATCACCAGGTAGGAAGACATGGGCAGGGCTATGGTGGGCTCAGCTCTTATTGCCTCCTACCCTGGATTGAAGGGGAGGTGGCCCTGATATGA